The Treponema medium genome has a window encoding:
- the acpS gene encoding holo-ACP synthase: MIVGFGIDAVDISRIQRWMEYEGLLARFFHPQELMETKSRGLTAAYSLAARFAAKEAYGKALGTGLKGITLKNILVTNNPNGKPELTLFGDAAIPFKRIHGTHIHLSLTHESNMAIAGVILES, from the coding sequence ATGATTGTCGGGTTCGGAATAGATGCTGTTGATATAAGCCGGATACAGCGGTGGATGGAGTATGAGGGACTGCTTGCTCGCTTTTTTCATCCGCAAGAATTGATGGAGACCAAAAGCAGAGGCTTGACTGCCGCATATTCTTTGGCAGCCCGCTTTGCTGCAAAAGAAGCTTATGGAAAAGCGCTTGGTACCGGGTTAAAGGGGATAACATTGAAAAATATTCTTGTTACCAATAATCCGAACGGGAAACCCGAGTTAACGCTCTTTGGTGATGCAGCTATACCGTTTAAGCGTATCCACGGTACTCATATTCATCTTTCGCTGACTCATGAAAGTAATATGGCTATTGCAGGTGTTATATTGGAAAGTTAA
- the cdaA gene encoding diadenylate cyclase CdaA gives MELLRDMLSFYLSYIGPVLDVLLLAFLMYKSYQILIKTQAAQLGKGALLMLLIYAVAFLLHLTTLLWILNTLATGVVIGAAIIFQPELRRMFLTMGQNDWFRRSRSQHSHIDYVLTAAERLSAERRGMLVIFLRQNNLKEIIESPSATRINAEISSNLLVTIFEFDTPLHDGAVVIDNGRVIAAGCYLPLTKQEDINKSFGTRHRAALGIAEETDAVVLIVSEESGAISLAYDSKLYYDLTTDNIESELTYLLKVKAKTQTAEKSEGSAS, from the coding sequence ATGGAACTACTTAGGGATATGCTGTCGTTCTACCTCTCCTATATTGGGCCGGTGCTGGATGTGCTGCTCCTTGCATTTCTGATGTATAAGTCATATCAGATACTGATTAAAACGCAGGCTGCACAGCTCGGAAAAGGAGCATTGTTGATGCTTCTCATCTATGCGGTTGCATTCTTACTGCATCTTACGACGCTGCTTTGGATATTGAATACGCTTGCGACTGGGGTTGTTATCGGCGCTGCAATTATCTTTCAACCTGAACTGCGGAGAATGTTCCTGACGATGGGGCAAAACGACTGGTTTAGACGTTCCCGCTCCCAACACAGCCATATCGATTATGTATTAACTGCTGCCGAGCGCCTTTCCGCAGAACGCCGCGGAATGTTGGTCATATTTTTAAGGCAGAATAACTTAAAAGAGATTATTGAAAGTCCATCCGCAACTCGAATCAATGCGGAGATCAGCTCGAATCTCCTCGTTACTATTTTTGAATTTGATACTCCGCTGCATGACGGCGCGGTTGTTATCGATAACGGACGGGTTATCGCAGCGGGCTGTTATCTGCCGCTTACCAAGCAGGAAGATATCAACAAGAGTTTCGGAACACGGCACCGCGCAGCGCTCGGTATTGCGGAAGAAACGGATGCGGTCGTGCTTATTGTCTCCGAAGAATCGGGAGCGATCAGCCTTGCATACGATTCAAAACTGTATTACGACCTTACAACGGACAATATTGAATCGGAGCTGACCTATCTGCTCAAGGTTAAGGCAAAGACTCAAACCGCCGAGAAATCTGAAGGAAGCGCTTCATGA
- a CDS encoding LemA family protein, with amino-acid sequence MSKGLKTGLIVLGIIVLIIFSLYGYVTRSYNSMVAADENVKAAWSQVENVYQRRFDLIPNLVNTVKGYASHEEKVFTEIAEMRSRAGGVINVSDEVLNNPEAFEKFQKAQSELGGALQRLLAVAENYPELKANENFRDLQSQLEGTENRIAVERKRFNEAVQTYNLQIRRFPQAFLANMFGFREKAYFKADEQAATAPKVEF; translated from the coding sequence ATGAGCAAAGGACTAAAAACAGGTCTTATCGTTCTCGGCATCATTGTGCTGATTATTTTTTCGCTATACGGCTATGTAACCCGTTCGTATAATTCGATGGTAGCGGCGGATGAAAACGTTAAAGCGGCATGGAGTCAGGTAGAAAACGTGTACCAGCGCCGTTTTGATTTAATCCCCAACCTTGTTAACACTGTAAAAGGCTATGCAAGCCATGAGGAAAAAGTTTTTACCGAAATTGCGGAAATGCGTTCCAGAGCGGGCGGCGTTATCAATGTTTCGGACGAAGTACTCAACAATCCTGAAGCGTTTGAAAAGTTCCAAAAAGCACAAAGCGAGTTAGGTGGTGCGCTGCAGCGACTGCTTGCCGTTGCGGAAAATTACCCCGAATTGAAAGCAAATGAAAACTTCCGCGACTTACAAAGCCAGCTTGAAGGAACCGAAAACCGCATTGCGGTGGAGCGGAAGCGGTTTAATGAGGCCGTACAGACGTATAATCTACAGATTAGACGGTTTCCGCAAGCGTTCCTCGCCAATATGTTCGGCTTTAGAGAAAAGGCGTATTTTAAGGCTGATGAGCAAGCTGCAACCGCGCCTAAAGTTGAATTTTAA
- a CDS encoding ABC transporter ATP-binding protein: MLKNYFALSDKGARDLNKAVAITAFGNLFLIVPLGLSFYALQELLKPIQGGSLAAFNPWLYLGICVLIIIVLFLIEKLKYRKTYTTCYDESANVRISLAESIRKLPLSYFGKKDLSDLTATLLNDVATMEHALSHTASELFGAAISIIVSAAMLALFDWRMTIALFSCSVFGFLFVYLSRKQARRYAVRINTVLLGVYNSIQQMLDNIKVLKSSDKKESYVQKIKDDIAHSTKEAVRAELFVGSTMIGSIIIIRFGFPLVIAVGAILYAQGSLPLFTYLVFLLIAGRIFEPLTAVFMMLGEFFHARTAVERQLEIINYPKQTGSEIFNPKGYDIQYDNVSFSYNDNASRDTVSNISFTAKQGEVTALVGHSGCGKSTIARLAARFWDVSSGTVSVGGTDVSTVDPETLLTAFSIVFQDVVLFNDTVYNNILVGNKDATKEQVLAAAQAARCTDFIEKLPQGYDTVIGENGYTLSGGERQRLSIARALLKDAPIILLDEATAALDPENETLIQEALSKLVKNKTVIVIAHRLRTIENADKIVVLKEGTIEEIGTHEELMKGKSSYPGMYQLQKESESWSA; the protein is encoded by the coding sequence ATGTTAAAGAATTATTTTGCGCTATCAGACAAGGGTGCGCGGGATTTAAACAAGGCGGTAGCTATTACGGCCTTTGGAAATTTATTTTTAATTGTTCCGTTGGGACTTTCATTTTATGCACTGCAGGAACTTTTAAAGCCTATTCAAGGAGGTTCTCTTGCAGCTTTCAATCCGTGGCTTTATCTAGGGATTTGCGTGCTGATCATTATTGTTCTTTTTTTAATTGAAAAACTCAAGTACCGCAAAACTTATACGACTTGTTACGATGAGTCGGCTAATGTGCGTATTTCCCTTGCAGAAAGTATCCGGAAGCTGCCCCTCTCGTATTTCGGAAAAAAAGACTTATCGGATTTGACGGCAACGCTTTTAAATGATGTTGCTACAATGGAACACGCACTCAGCCACACGGCATCCGAGTTATTCGGGGCTGCAATTTCAATTATTGTATCGGCAGCAATGCTTGCTCTTTTTGATTGGCGCATGACGATTGCTCTTTTCAGCTGTTCAGTTTTCGGATTTTTATTTGTATACTTATCACGTAAACAAGCCCGCCGTTATGCGGTTAGGATTAACACAGTACTGCTCGGCGTTTACAATTCCATTCAGCAAATGCTCGACAATATCAAGGTGCTTAAATCCTCCGACAAAAAAGAAAGTTATGTACAAAAAATAAAAGACGATATTGCACACAGCACAAAGGAAGCAGTGAGAGCTGAATTATTTGTCGGCTCAACTATGATAGGTTCCATCATAATTATCCGCTTCGGGTTTCCGTTGGTTATTGCAGTAGGGGCGATTTTGTATGCACAAGGAAGTCTCCCGCTTTTTACCTACCTCGTATTTTTGCTGATTGCCGGAAGAATTTTTGAACCCCTTACTGCCGTCTTTATGATGCTCGGCGAGTTTTTCCATGCACGCACGGCGGTTGAACGCCAATTGGAAATCATAAACTATCCCAAACAAACAGGAAGCGAAATTTTTAATCCCAAGGGCTATGATATTCAATATGACAATGTTTCGTTTTCATACAATGATAATGCAAGCCGCGACACAGTAAGCAATATCAGCTTTACTGCCAAGCAGGGGGAAGTCACTGCTCTCGTCGGGCATTCAGGCTGCGGCAAGTCAACGATTGCCCGTCTTGCAGCCCGCTTTTGGGATGTGTCTTCCGGCACGGTGAGCGTAGGGGGCACGGATGTTTCTACCGTAGACCCTGAAACCCTGTTGACCGCTTTTTCAATCGTCTTTCAAGATGTAGTGCTTTTTAACGACACAGTATACAACAATATCCTTGTCGGGAATAAAGACGCTACAAAGGAGCAGGTACTTGCCGCCGCACAGGCTGCAAGGTGCACCGACTTTATCGAAAAACTGCCGCAAGGTTACGACACGGTAATCGGCGAAAACGGTTACACTCTTTCCGGCGGAGAAAGACAGCGGCTTTCCATAGCCCGTGCTCTTTTAAAAGATGCACCGATAATTCTCCTCGATGAAGCAACAGCAGCCCTCGACCCCGAAAACGAAACCTTAATTCAGGAAGCACTGAGCAAGCTCGTTAAAAACAAGACAGTAATAGTCATTGCTCACCGTTTAAGAACAATCGAGAATGCCGATAAAATCGTCGTTCTCAAAGAAGGAACGATAGAAGAAATAGGTACACATGAAGAATTGATGAAAGGAAAGTCATCGTATCCGGGGATGTATCAGTTACAAAAGGAAAGCGAGTCATGGTCGGCATAA
- a CDS encoding ABC transporter ATP-binding protein: protein MKKNEEKKKAKKEKQAGVVSRILSYAGKYKPFIYVSLFLSSLSTVALLIPYAIVFYVMRDIISAYMSGVPIDINRMIFYGAAALISAAAGFLLYFGALICSHITAFNLMGNMNMRLAETFARLPVGWHTSHASGSVRKVFEKNVHSLEGLIAHMLPDVVQNVVSPIAVLFLIFFFDWRFGLILFLTLVIAFVLQGVMMAKGKKMGFMEIYENSLEKMNSAGTEYIRGISVIKTFNQSVHRFKDFYSSIMNYRDNVFKYTVSWENGFAVFLAILKAGFIFLVPAAFVFAGTVGEGEAYAKFLYSFIFYLSLSPVLLNMMIKIMYGSTLNLQGGDALNRIEAILNEKPAPEPEHSVMPKKFDIEFKDVVFSYKEEKAQETQTAEQSFKKAISGISLKFPEHSLTALVGPSGGGKTTLVNLLGRFWEADSGEITIGGVNIKEIKTDDLMHLISFVFQENKLFNESIFENIRYGKKDATREEVLAVLQKAECMDIIEKLPDGIDTVYGTKGIYLSGGEAQRLAIARSLLHDAPIIVLDEATSFADAENEYKIKKTLSQLLKDKTVIMIAHRLSSIVNADQICVINEGKIEETGTHAELLAKSSMYNNMWNNFQSGISWKLAANG, encoded by the coding sequence ATGAAGAAAAATGAAGAAAAAAAGAAAGCTAAAAAGGAAAAACAAGCGGGTGTTGTAAGCCGCATTCTTTCTTATGCGGGGAAGTATAAGCCCTTTATCTATGTGTCGCTTTTTTTATCAAGCTTGAGTACAGTTGCACTGCTCATTCCGTATGCGATTGTATTTTATGTTATGCGTGATATTATTTCAGCTTATATGTCGGGTGTACCGATCGATATAAACCGGATGATTTTTTACGGAGCTGCGGCTCTTATTTCCGCTGCAGCAGGCTTCCTTTTGTACTTCGGTGCCCTTATATGTTCGCATATTACCGCATTCAATTTAATGGGGAATATGAATATGCGCTTGGCGGAAACCTTTGCTCGCCTTCCGGTTGGCTGGCATACATCGCACGCGAGTGGTTCAGTGCGTAAGGTTTTTGAAAAAAACGTCCATTCGCTTGAAGGGCTTATTGCACACATGTTGCCTGATGTCGTACAAAATGTTGTGAGTCCAATTGCCGTTTTGTTTTTAATATTCTTTTTTGATTGGCGGTTCGGACTTATTTTGTTTTTGACCCTTGTTATCGCCTTTGTTCTTCAAGGTGTGATGATGGCAAAAGGTAAAAAAATGGGGTTCATGGAAATCTATGAAAACTCACTTGAAAAAATGAACAGTGCCGGTACGGAATATATCCGCGGTATTTCGGTTATTAAAACTTTTAATCAATCAGTACATCGCTTTAAGGATTTTTACAGTTCGATTATGAACTACCGCGATAATGTTTTTAAGTATACCGTTTCTTGGGAAAACGGTTTTGCGGTTTTTCTTGCCATCTTAAAAGCGGGCTTTATCTTTTTGGTTCCCGCCGCCTTTGTCTTTGCCGGAACGGTAGGAGAAGGCGAGGCTTATGCAAAGTTTTTATATAGCTTTATTTTTTATCTTTCTCTTTCGCCGGTTTTACTTAATATGATGATAAAAATCATGTACGGTTCAACTTTGAATCTTCAAGGAGGAGATGCCCTCAACCGTATCGAAGCTATCTTAAATGAAAAGCCTGCCCCCGAACCCGAACATTCGGTTATGCCGAAAAAATTCGATATTGAGTTTAAGGATGTTGTATTTTCTTATAAAGAAGAAAAGGCGCAAGAGACGCAAACAGCTGAACAATCTTTTAAAAAGGCTATCAGCGGCATATCACTTAAATTTCCCGAACATTCGCTGACTGCCCTTGTCGGACCTTCAGGCGGCGGAAAAACCACCCTCGTCAATTTGCTCGGACGCTTTTGGGAAGCCGATTCCGGAGAAATTACCATCGGCGGTGTAAATATCAAAGAGATCAAAACAGATGACCTTATGCACCTTATCAGCTTTGTATTTCAAGAAAATAAACTTTTTAACGAAAGCATTTTTGAAAATATCCGCTACGGTAAAAAAGATGCAACACGCGAAGAAGTACTTGCAGTACTGCAAAAAGCAGAGTGTATGGATATTATCGAAAAGCTGCCTGACGGCATAGACACAGTATACGGTACTAAGGGAATATATCTTTCCGGAGGAGAAGCACAGAGGCTTGCAATTGCCCGCTCTCTTTTGCATGATGCTCCGATTATTGTTCTCGATGAGGCTACCAGCTTTGCCGATGCAGAAAACGAATATAAAATCAAAAAAACATTAAGTCAATTACTTAAAGACAAGACAGTAATAATGATTGCTCATCGTCTTTCTTCAATCGTCAATGCAGATCAAATTTGCGTTATCAATGAGGGCAAAATTGAAGAGACGGGAACGCATGCAGAGCTTTTAGCAAAGAGCAGCATGTACAACAACATGTGGAACAACTTCCAATCGGGCATAAGCTGGAAACTTGCAGCGAACGGATAA
- a CDS encoding TPM domain-containing protein gives MKRNRLLKLMSISPTQMREIANTVAEVEKKTTGEIALAVVYQSDSYAFVELFVAFCAAFLSFFILFLCSAPIWNLLERTVWFPSPAQLTAVIGGSAATVVFIVYLLVNIPAIDRLIIPNTLKRRRVYARALQHFVESGVYKTTEHSGVLIFASVLERKFFVIADSGIAAKVAQTEWDSICKIMTAGLKERQAAQAFVSAVKECGRILQEHFPNKAENLNELPDGLVVLED, from the coding sequence ATGAAAAGAAACAGGCTGTTAAAACTGATGAGTATTTCTCCCACTCAAATGAGAGAGATTGCCAATACGGTTGCGGAAGTTGAGAAAAAGACAACCGGAGAAATTGCCCTTGCGGTTGTATACCAAAGCGATTCCTATGCCTTTGTAGAGTTATTCGTTGCATTTTGTGCGGCCTTTCTTTCTTTTTTTATCTTGTTTTTATGCTCTGCCCCCATCTGGAACCTTTTGGAACGCACTGTTTGGTTCCCCTCTCCTGCTCAACTGACGGCGGTTATCGGAGGCAGTGCAGCTACCGTTGTGTTTATTGTTTATTTATTGGTAAATATTCCTGCAATCGACCGATTGATTATCCCGAATACATTAAAACGCCGTCGTGTCTATGCCCGCGCGCTCCAGCACTTTGTGGAAAGCGGTGTGTATAAGACTACGGAACATTCCGGCGTTCTCATATTTGCATCCGTACTGGAACGGAAATTTTTTGTTATCGCCGATTCGGGAATTGCCGCAAAAGTAGCTCAAACCGAATGGGACAGCATTTGCAAAATTATGACTGCAGGATTAAAAGAACGCCAAGCCGCCCAAGCTTTTGTCTCTGCAGTAAAAGAATGTGGCAGGATTCTGCAAGAACACTTTCCTAACAAAGCGGAAAATCTCAATGAGCTGCCCGATGGGCTTGTTGTCTTGGAAGACTAA
- a CDS encoding TetR/AcrR family transcriptional regulator: MDNYTEKILADKDELNTRAKILRAAKQEFLDKEFAGTNVRAIAEKAGVTTGALYNLFDNKDGIFEALVSGVFDELLNTMTHSELLESQNFGMKTSDLSSIIELSQRRFLRMIDFFYDNWDAMKLIVCCSKGSSYEHIFDKAIDITEKDTFRLLKLDGVKMSRRIRFFIHVMVTSHFENLKEIFYHNLKKSEAVEYVFDFNVYHCAGWKQYWMEQVKG, from the coding sequence ATGGACAACTATACGGAAAAAATATTAGCCGATAAGGATGAACTCAACACACGGGCAAAGATTTTGCGCGCTGCAAAACAAGAGTTTTTAGATAAGGAGTTTGCAGGCACAAATGTGCGTGCCATTGCCGAAAAGGCGGGGGTTACGACAGGGGCGCTGTATAACCTTTTTGATAATAAGGACGGCATATTCGAAGCGCTTGTAAGCGGCGTATTTGATGAATTATTGAACACCATGACACACAGCGAACTTCTTGAATCGCAGAACTTCGGTATGAAAACGAGCGACCTTTCCTCAATTATCGAACTATCACAACGCCGATTCTTAAGAATGATAGATTTTTTTTATGATAATTGGGATGCGATGAAATTGATTGTCTGCTGTTCAAAAGGAAGTTCCTACGAGCATATTTTCGATAAGGCAATCGATATAACTGAAAAAGACACCTTTCGATTATTGAAACTCGACGGCGTTAAAATGTCGCGGCGCATACGGTTTTTTATTCATGTCATGGTAACGTCTCACTTTGAAAATTTAAAAGAAATTTTTTATCATAATTTAAAAAAATCGGAAGCGGTGGAATATGTATTTGATTTTAACGTATACCATTGTGCCGGCTGGAAACAATATTGGATGGAACAAGTAAAGGGCTAA
- the folP gene encoding dihydropteroate synthase has product MRLQLDCGKGHIIKTDLPAFIMGIINATPDSFYEPSRSISVEKGLERALALEAEGADIIDIGGESTRPGSSYISEEDEIERVIPLIEAIRKRSAVPISVDTRKAAVMKAAFKAGATLCNDISALTDDPALGRLIAEEAGAVVLMHKRGTPPTMQQNVPQYGNVVTEVRDYLEERVAYALNCGIAQERIIIDYGIGFGKTVEDNYRLVAASTYFTGLGYPLLAGLSRKSFIGAVTGGSPEQRLAGTLAATMYAVQQGASIVRVHDVAETKELLLVLKELQRYGTT; this is encoded by the coding sequence ATGCGGTTGCAGCTTGATTGCGGAAAAGGGCATATCATAAAAACCGATTTACCGGCTTTTATCATGGGAATTATCAACGCAACGCCCGATTCGTTTTATGAACCGAGCCGTTCGATAAGTGTGGAAAAAGGCTTGGAGCGGGCATTAGCATTGGAAGCGGAAGGTGCCGATATTATCGACATCGGAGGAGAATCGACACGTCCTGGTTCTTCTTATATCAGTGAAGAAGATGAGATTGAACGGGTTATTCCATTAATCGAGGCTATCCGGAAGCGCAGCGCTGTTCCCATTTCGGTAGATACCCGGAAAGCGGCAGTTATGAAGGCCGCTTTTAAGGCTGGAGCAACACTGTGTAACGATATTTCGGCTTTAACCGATGATCCGGCTCTCGGTAGGCTGATTGCGGAAGAAGCCGGCGCCGTTGTCCTTATGCATAAACGGGGTACGCCGCCGACAATGCAGCAAAATGTTCCGCAGTATGGAAATGTAGTAACGGAAGTACGGGATTACCTTGAAGAACGGGTGGCGTATGCTCTAAACTGCGGAATAGCGCAAGAGCGTATCATTATCGACTACGGTATCGGTTTTGGGAAGACGGTTGAAGATAATTACCGGCTGGTTGCGGCAAGTACGTATTTCACCGGCTTGGGGTATCCGCTTTTAGCAGGACTTTCACGAAAGTCGTTTATCGGAGCCGTTACCGGCGGTTCTCCCGAACAACGGCTTGCCGGAACACTTGCCGCAACGATGTATGCAGTACAGCAAGGCGCATCAATCGTACGGGTTCACGATGTTGCGGAAACGAAGGAATTATTACTGGTGTTAAAGGAATTGCAAAGATATGGAACTACTTAG
- a CDS encoding DUF2225 domain-containing protein produces MKREEDQQNKKEAAISYYSKDQIECPVCGAKFKREEMYSGGGRVIAGDLTEELRRLYEPSAKYGEVYPLIYSMTVCPQCLYTGFTQDFRVIEKPIAEKLLEAMNERYSAVKGLFGHVDFNTARTLHEGAASYYLALLCYDHFTSKYSPTIKQAICALRAAWLFSTLGEKEPEENYTYISKLFYQKALFLYRRALELETTGKEMIAGLKSFGPDVDKNYGYDGVIYLGALLEYRYGQRKDAETRQKRLEMHKIALAKMFGLGKSSKSKPGPILEHARALYDALKVELKETDDDD; encoded by the coding sequence ATGAAACGTGAAGAAGATCAGCAAAACAAAAAAGAAGCAGCTATTTCTTATTATTCCAAGGATCAGATTGAATGCCCCGTATGTGGAGCAAAGTTTAAACGGGAAGAAATGTATTCCGGCGGAGGCCGCGTTATTGCCGGTGATTTAACGGAAGAATTGCGCCGCCTATATGAACCGTCGGCAAAATACGGAGAGGTTTATCCACTCATCTATAGTATGACTGTTTGTCCACAGTGTTTGTACACGGGATTTACGCAGGATTTTAGAGTTATCGAAAAACCGATCGCCGAAAAGTTGCTGGAAGCTATGAACGAACGCTATAGTGCAGTAAAAGGTCTTTTCGGGCATGTTGATTTTAATACTGCCAGAACGCTCCACGAAGGAGCCGCTTCCTATTATCTTGCTTTGCTCTGCTACGATCATTTTACGTCAAAGTATTCTCCTACTATTAAACAGGCAATATGTGCGCTCCGTGCGGCATGGCTCTTTTCGACGCTCGGAGAAAAAGAACCGGAAGAAAACTATACCTATATCTCAAAGCTTTTTTATCAAAAGGCATTGTTTTTGTACCGGCGTGCGCTTGAGCTGGAAACCACCGGCAAAGAGATGATTGCAGGCTTAAAATCATTTGGGCCCGATGTAGATAAAAATTACGGGTATGATGGTGTTATTTATTTGGGCGCCTTATTGGAATATCGATATGGGCAGAGAAAGGATGCCGAAACTCGGCAAAAACGGCTGGAAATGCACAAAATTGCGTTGGCAAAAATGTTCGGTCTCGGAAAATCTTCCAAAAGTAAGCCCGGCCCGATTTTGGAGCATGCCCGAGCTCTTTATGATGCATTGAAAGTCGAATTAAAAGAAACCGATGACGACGACTGA
- a CDS encoding CdaR family protein, with product MNIKQILLRLTENWPVKIICLVFAVFLSEFYRGTLLDKRYLIVPLTVENDGTLAPAEQYPAKIKVTVWGDATGIGSIGENDIIAFINLSDFKTEGTYRIPIETRLAGTVTPLGNMEISTEPAILTLRLATSIRKQVPVMLSLKGIPADGYEVTESSLEPAAVEIEGPAELVEKINELVTEPLSIEARTNGFSGTASIINNNPLISIVGKSQVQSTVKINETTIQKKFDNIPIYFEKQHKELSITSDTKTGSLEVQGPKKLLETWSPSENILTVSCESITEGGVYTLPVVPVLSAEYSKLQILQVNPKSVQVTVEFTEVSEDDEMHR from the coding sequence ATGAACATAAAACAAATACTGCTCCGGCTTACCGAAAATTGGCCGGTTAAAATTATCTGTCTTGTCTTTGCTGTTTTCCTGTCGGAGTTTTATCGCGGAACCTTATTGGATAAACGATACCTCATTGTACCGCTTACAGTTGAAAACGACGGTACCCTCGCACCTGCGGAACAATATCCTGCAAAGATAAAGGTTACCGTTTGGGGGGATGCGACAGGAATCGGTTCCATCGGTGAAAATGATATTATTGCTTTTATTAATTTATCGGATTTTAAAACTGAAGGAACCTATCGAATACCGATCGAAACTCGGTTAGCAGGAACGGTAACGCCGCTCGGCAATATGGAAATTAGTACGGAACCGGCAATTTTAACGCTTCGATTGGCGACAAGTATACGTAAACAGGTTCCTGTTATGCTTTCTTTGAAAGGAATTCCCGCCGATGGATATGAGGTAACCGAAAGTTCGCTGGAACCGGCGGCTGTTGAAATTGAAGGCCCTGCCGAACTCGTTGAAAAAATCAACGAACTCGTGACTGAGCCGCTTTCGATAGAAGCGCGTACAAACGGCTTTTCGGGAACCGCTTCCATCATCAATAACAATCCTCTGATTTCTATTGTCGGCAAATCTCAAGTGCAGTCCACCGTTAAAATCAATGAAACAACTATCCAAAAAAAGTTTGATAATATTCCCATTTATTTTGAAAAGCAGCATAAGGAGCTGTCGATAACCTCCGATACAAAAACCGGCAGCTTGGAAGTACAAGGGCCAAAAAAACTGCTGGAAACATGGAGTCCTTCCGAAAATATATTAACGGTATCATGCGAAAGCATTACCGAGGGAGGGGTGTATACGCTGCCCGTTGTGCCGGTGTTATCGGCAGAGTATTCAAAGTTGCAGATACTGCAAGTGAATCCTAAATCGGTGCAGGTAACGGTGGAGTTTACAGAAGTATCGGAAGATGATGAGATGCACAGATGA
- the truA gene encoding tRNA pseudouridine(38-40) synthase TruA — MTTTDAEPAILRRNILLRISYDGTRFHGWQKQLQHGKESFRTVQGEIERALALLHKHPVELFGSGRTDAGVHACGQAAHFFTDIARIKPESFIPALNSALPKDIRIMEATNVSDNLHARFSARSRTYRYFIHCGRTAFAHQLPYCWHIRREPDIDVLNRMASVLSGELDCTTFSAAGDQSKSKSRYIYTAHFFTDREFLVFEISANAFLWRMVRSITGSLLHYEQQNGTKEDFEAVLRSKDRRNAGETAPPQGLFLWSIEYPQQLLRANSF; from the coding sequence ATGACGACGACTGATGCTGAGCCGGCTATTCTGCGGCGGAATATTCTCCTTCGTATTTCATACGATGGAACACGCTTCCATGGATGGCAAAAACAGTTACAGCATGGGAAAGAATCATTCCGCACCGTACAGGGCGAAATTGAGCGAGCGCTGGCGCTGCTACATAAACACCCTGTTGAACTTTTCGGTTCGGGGAGAACTGATGCCGGAGTCCATGCCTGCGGACAAGCAGCCCATTTTTTTACCGATATAGCACGGATTAAACCGGAAAGTTTTATTCCGGCGCTCAATTCCGCGTTGCCCAAGGATATACGGATTATGGAAGCGACCAATGTTTCCGATAACTTGCATGCCCGTTTTAGCGCCCGATCCCGCACATATCGGTATTTTATTCACTGCGGGCGAACCGCCTTTGCACACCAGTTACCCTATTGCTGGCACATACGGCGCGAACCAGATATCGATGTACTCAACCGGATGGCAAGCGTTTTGTCGGGAGAATTGGACTGTACAACGTTCTCTGCCGCGGGCGATCAAAGTAAAAGCAAATCGCGCTATATCTATACGGCTCATTTTTTTACCGATCGGGAATTTCTCGTGTTTGAAATTTCTGCCAATGCCTTTTTGTGGCGCATGGTACGCTCGATAACCGGTAGTTTGCTGCATTATGAACAACAGAATGGCACAAAAGAGGATTTTGAGGCTGTTCTCCGTTCAAAAGACCGCCGGAATGCAGGAGAAACCGCCCCTCCGCAGGGACTTTTTTTATGGTCGATTGAGTATCCGCAGCAGTTGCTCAGGGCAAACTCCTTTTGA